From the genome of Medicago truncatula cultivar Jemalong A17 chromosome 2, MtrunA17r5.0-ANR, whole genome shotgun sequence:
gcaattgttccATCTATTTCTTAGCTTCCAAGGAACAACATAATTGTTTTTGAAAGCTTGTACCACCAAAGCAAAGTCAAGTTCAAGCCATAAATTTCTCCAATTATTTTTGACATGCTAGCTCTATAGCCCTCATTGCACCAGACAATTCAGCAAAAAAAGCATTTTCAAGGCTAATGttttctgcaaaataagaattttgatacattgaaagATTATTAATGACGAAACTGATTATTTTTCCCACAAAAAAGGCTGGAtactataatttgtttttgttttgtagttttttagttgggttaaatacatttttagtTGTTGAATGTATCTCAAAATgtattttagtctttttagaTTCGTTGGTTTCACATATTGTTGCAACTTTCGTTTCAGTCTAGATTTTAAGCTTCAACAATGCTGCATTTTGATCTTAGAAGTTGTGATTTTTTGTCCTAAAAGCGATAATTGTTTTTGTAACTACTCTTCAAATTTGAAAGTAGGGTTGAAATTCACCACTTAAGGGTCAAAATCCATTTTTCAGTGCTAAAAATTTGGATTGAAAATTCACCAAGAAgacatattttaaaatgagaggAATAAGtttgagtttaaaaaaaatcaaagagatCGAAAATGCATTGAAACTTTTTTCCGTTGCCCTCTTGCTTAATTcttcaaacaaatttaaaataaataatttaagtgAACAAATTGAAACTTCATcatatatgaataaaattacTTCATTGCGGCATGTGAAGGATAACATGATTAATGAGATCAAGATTGCAAGAGACAGACTCtcttgttatttatttaatgattaaacttgaattttcttactactaatttgattgaaaataatagAAATTTGATACTAATTTTCTTTATAGTTTTGAAGACAGTGATTGGACTACATGTCCTACTACAAGAAGGTCAGTTACATGATTTGCTGTGTTCTTAGACAATTCACTAATCTCTTGGAAGTCAAAGAAACAATGTTGAGATCTAATGGTTACATTATATTTTCAAGGTTCTAAGCATTACTTTTCCTAAGCTAACTTCTCCATCATTatacaaaaaatttcattacaattttatttacattcgatataaaaatattgtatctATTTGAATACAATATTTCCTTGAAGGATctgacataattttaaatacaaatcaacaaagaaattacaactttctaaagttttttttactcATTCACCACTCACTAAAATGTGGGGTGCAAGGCAAAACTCTTGAAGCCACATACATTAATTAGACTTTTGGAGGAGGAAGGAGCCATTTTGATCCTTGAATCATTCCAAGTGTAATGAAAGGTTTAACCTCTGCTTCACTTAGTTGCTTTGTGATACTTACACGCCCTTTCGGATCTGATTTTGGTCCTGTGTTTTGATATTCTCCAAAGTATGATGTTCTGCAGATAAGATAATGTATTAATCAACAATTTATGTTAATCGGTCCTTGGATCAAATAccgaatttaaaaataaaataaaattagttaagGAGTTACTTGTCAAATTCAGGGTGCATGCCATTATCCCATCCTTTTGGATGAACAACATTGGTCATAGTTGAGTAAGCATAGATAATTTTAGGATAAGTCATCCATGCTCTAGCTAAGAAAGTAGTAGTTCCAGTTCCAGTAATATCACAATGCACAAATGAGTATAAATCAGCATCTGATGCACTTTTTCTTGCTTGTGCTACTATCACTGTTGGCCCAGCGTCACCAAGCGCTCTCAATTCGTTTTTCTGCATCATCCGATCGAGCAACATCTTATATACTTATGTTTGTTTTATATAtcttagttaaaaaatatgatcaaagagTATGTGATGTGAATAGTACTGCACATGGTCGAGACTATATTTACTTACCAAATATAGTGATGTTCCACTTCCAAAAATGAAATCGACCGTGCCTTGAATTAAGCAATCTTTGAAAAAATGATTATGCCGATCATCACAAATTGTATCTTGGAACCCTAAAATCTTGCAATTATAAAATGCTGCTCTGTCACCAGAAATTCTTAATGCAACTGCTTGTTCTCCTGCCTTTCTTCCATCAGGTCTTGGTGCAGAATTCTGTACCAAATTCATTACCAAAAAACAATCATAAGGAAAACtccataaacaaataataaataaatcgatgacatttttttattgatttgaattagaaaacacaaattttgtcattaaaaatctaaaatatttttctctaaaaaaaaaaaatctaacatatcaatcaaatcaatcccttttatgtaaatattgaaggtcctttttttttttttatcagggactaattttaccaaaatttcaattttggaaactaaattgatattttaaatctTATACAAGACATTTAAATAATGATCATTAGTGTTGTTACTAATCCTTCTCCTTCCCCAACATTATATATAAGCaataattttctcaattttttttttaacaacaaatttgACCAGATCACTGCTCAAGACGAATAGAGACGGGTGAAACTGAGAATACAGACAAAAAGCGTCATACAaaggagatagtaaacaaaCCGAAAGCATGATGTTAGCAGCTACAAAATAATCTGATTCAACAATCAATGTAGCACTATCAACTGTGCCATATTTTGCTGCAGTGCCACCAAAGGTTATATTTGGCATAGTTCCTGGTGCTGCATACAATGTAACAAAAGGTTTTGTCCtctcaattttaattttctcattataATTTCCACCACCAATTTTCACAATCACACGTTTGTTGTTTCCAGTTGGTATACTATTAATGGCATCAGTGATGGTTTTGAAATCAcccttgccatcttgcattaCTGTAATAACCTTAGGAGCAGCCTCTGCAGCTACCAAGGAAGGATCAAGGGTTGCTTTTCTTTGTGCTAATGGTCCCACATTGGTATTAAACCATGCATCTAATTGGGCTCTATTAGCAGGAATTGGAGTTAAGTCATCTGATAATACAACATTGGCTGTGAataatgctactatgatagcaACATTGATAGTAGATGTTCTTGATTTtgagatcattttttttttgttttcaattttatttctatgtttttgttttgttgattgaaTTGGTGGTTTGTGCTGGAATTTACATAATATTTGTGAGACTTATTTTGGAGGGTGGTTAATTTGGTTCAACCATTTTTTTGTGAAGAAGGCTAAAATTAAACATGGTGTTTATGGTTCATTGATTTCAATTTCATAGGTTGGGAAAGTAGTTAATTTgatccaacaattttttttgtgaagaggGCTAAATTTAAACATGGGATTTAAggattgttgtttcttttgttaaaaGGAAAAATGTGATTTCTAACCATTGAAATGTGTGGACCGAAATTGTACAGAGTTTGGCAGAGTGATTCTAGGCCTTGAATATTAGGAGGAAATTTagcaccatttttttttttaattctgctCTTCCCGCAGCACATTTCGCTCCCACCCAGCAGCTTTGCCGAAAAAACCtctgcgttagttaactaacgcaagtgtaAATTTAtgtgttagttaactaacgttgCGTCACTTAAGTAACGCAAGTATAAAACactgtgtgagttaactcacgcccaGTCTGTGTAAAAAACTAGAAGAGGCAGAAACCTctattttccataatttttcaATCCTTCtttcatacattcattcattcagtCATTTGCatacatttttcatcattcattcaagcATTAACTCATAATTATATTACGAAAAATAACGGAATAAAATAACGAATAATGTATAAAAAATGCCAAAAAGCGCAAATGTAATACGattacaaccaaatccaacaagTCAAACTGGTCCATCCCGTagactcctcctcctcctccactgAGCCAGATTGTATGCCCTGCATCAAGCGAATAACCTCCTATGAATTATGAAACACAGCAGGATGCGCCATTGCATCGTCCACTCTGGCTCAGATGTTGCTAATGATCTGGTATGGGTCGGGAGGATGTTTGGCCCACTGTTTCTCAACAAGAACCTCCTCGTAAGGAGGGACAGGACGAGGAGGCGCATCAGCTGCGTAGTCAGGAATGGCCGCAGGGGGGTTCACAATAGGATGTGATACTCTAACGAACCATCTCATGTACCCCCTAGAATGAGCCCACGGCTCGTTATCCGGAACTGGATAACCCCTCTGCTGATGGCTGAGGACATGTAGAGCAAACTCTATGAAGGTCTGGGCCACGTCATCTGCCGTAAGAGGCTTAATGTCTGTAGGAGGCCTGGGCCGTGTCTGGACATACCCGTACTGCCTAAGAACCGACTCTGGCAAGTGACAGACCATCCTATCTCTGTCGGCCATGATCCATCCGAAGTACCAGCATATATCCTGAAAGGGTCTGATGCGTCGTCTTCTCTCGTACGGCCTCCAGATGACACAAGAATGGTCCAACAAATCAATGGCATCTCTGTAGTGTCCAGGATTAGAAAAGCCCCTGGGAGGTTTCCATTGACTCACAAGCGGGGAAACAATAGGGTCGtagtcatcatcatcaatcctcggaatgATGTTCGTGAAGTGCGTCAAAGTCCATCCCTGCAAACACaaagaaacaaatttatatCAGCACAAGTATTATACAAACAACTATACATTTACGATcaaataagtaaaaaagaagAACAACAAATATTACCACAAGCAAGCTCATGTAACCACCACAGGAGGCCATAGATAAGTCGGAGGTAAGAGATAACTGCTCATATAGGAAAGCAAGTCCCATCCCACCCCATGAACAGTTGTCCAACTCGTCCATATCTTGGAGCGCAATCAGCCACATCAGATCACTGCTTCTGCTGTTCTTGCCGGCAAAAAGGGTCCAGCCAAGCAAGAGCAACAAAAACGCCTTAATACAGGCCAACCATTCTTGAGCTTGCTTGTCTTGATCCTCATGTGTGTCAAGCTGAAGCAGCTGATTACACCTATTCTAGAGCTCCTCGTAGCACCTGTTCAGTGTACCAAAACTGATATGAGCAGCACCCTGTCTTGCCACCTCCTTAGCGACAGCCTCCGCTGTAAAAAGTAGGTCCACCTGCATCATCTTTATCCCCTTCTCATGGGGTAACTCTCTATCAGGAAGAGGCCTCCATGTGATGGGGATGCCTAGGAGACATGTCATATCATCTAGTGTGATGGTCATCTCCCTAACAGGTAGATGAAAGTTGCTGGTCTCCTCATGTCATCTCTCTGACATTGTACAAGCGAACCCGTGAGAGATGTTCTCGTACCCACTAGTTAAGAGGGGAGTAAGACCGGACATATTCACTTTTTCCCAAAACCATTCATTTTGTATTCTCGGTGTAGGCAGTATCAAGTTTTTAAGGCTCAGCTTCTTCCCGTACGAGATACCTTtcaccctatttttttttcgaaactgaaatacaaaaacaaaaaacaaaaaacaacaccgttaaataaataataagtaaaataaacattaaatatattccaacataaattttaattctaacattaaataagtaaaataataattagaataagttgTATAAATAGTAAAAGaagtaaaataaacattaaaatataCTTACATCAGCATCGACCCATATCCTGCATGGCACATGTCCACCAAAGCGAGGTAAAAGCGTGAGGTCAAAAGGCCCCCCTCCATAGCCGTCCGGTCCAGCCTCGTACACCACCCTCGGCACCCCTTGAGCATGTCCCCCACCATCATGTTGCTGAGGCTGCTCAATATCATCCTGCTGTTGAGGCTGCTCATGATGATCCTCATACTGATGCTGCTGATAGACATCAAAATGATAATGTTGAGGCTGAGGCTCCTCAAAATGATACGTCTGATCCCGCGCCTGCACATACACCTAATAATCCTACTGATACTGTGTCAAGTCCACCATCTGGGATGGACCCTTCTGTGATGTTGACCCTCCTGCAACATCAACTCTAGAAAGTCTCGTGCCCCCACCTCTCCCTCGACCAGCCATAGGAGGGCGTAGTGCTTGCTTCTCCCTCTGTGCACTACCAGTAGGGGCAGGCCTCCCTGCCCTAATTTTGTCACTCCTATCCTGAGGCGGCTCAGGCGGCCTTTGAGACGTATTTTTTCGAGACATATCTGCACAACActtaaaaaagcaaaaaatcaaTGACACATTTTCACACGGAAATTGTGTCATTTctaacaattcaacaacaacactaatATTTCGACAGTGTCATTTCAATCCGTAAAGTACCACATTGTAGTCAAACTAACtataatcaacattaacaaacatatttctaactaatttcatcattaacaatccaaaaaacaaaacaaaaaaatcattgagacattttatcaaacacatacAATGCAACTTTCAatcaacttaaaatcaaacaatttcaaATACCTAAAACTACCATATTTCACTCTAAACAACATCTAATATACTATTCCTAACTTAATTCATCACTAACAATCATAAAAACTAACATGcaagaaaaatttatataaatctaaaaatgttaaatttcttataaaattcgaaaattttaacaaaaaaaatgcaatgaagTAGATTAATCATCACTTACTTGATATTGTGAGAGAAATTGGCTTTGAATGGTGCAAGAATGGTGAAAATCGCACTTAGAGGGAaaattttgtgtttagaaaagtTGGAAAAATGAGGAAATTTGTCTCTGTTCTACTGATaaatgagttaactcacgccacGCTACTTAAGTCACGCGTAAATTACAACGTGCGTTAGTTAAGTCACACAACGTGACTTAACTAACGCAGGGGCATTATAGTATTTTTAGCTGGATGGGAGCGAAATGTGATGAGGAAATAGCataaatctttcttttttaaatggATGAATTTTACGTCtagttattatatatatatttttatttatttttgcatgtTCATCACGTGTTAGCCTGGGTGTCTAAATCCTAAACCCTAAATCCTTCAAATAATATGAACATTGATTTTTTATGTGTTATTATTTGTTGAAAAGAAATCTTAAATGTGTATGATGCAAACTAATTCTTCAAATTAGCTCAACGAAATttaatgcattttattttgtacTTGACTTTGCATTTGTAAGAAAATCATTATTGATTCTCACCATTTTCTTAAATCATTCTCTCTTCAGTTGAATTGTTTtaggtttatgttttttttcttattctgaTTCtctttgataatgattgtttCAATTCTCTAATTGCTTCAGGCGTTGAATTCtaattgaattgatttatgcTTTTTTGAACTGAATCCATTATCGAATTCACTAATTCTCACCATTATTAAATtctaattgaattgattttttgctttttaCAATTGAAATATGTACCGTACACACACGTGAATAATATTAATGAATTGTTGTCTTTTTCCAATTGAAGTATTGTACACCGTACACATGAAGTATTGTACACCGTACATGcgagtatttgatttattttaagatgttgcctaaaaatgaaaaaaaagagctcttgataaaaaaaaaaacaaaaataaaaaaaaaaatgaagagctAATAAAATCATAACAAGGAGCTCTTGATAAATTTGGGTTAGGTTCAGCACCCCAACTTTTTTcgttttgtttttcctttttattaataatatataggaTGAGGGGTATTTGACACACGGTATTTAGAAGTGTCAACATAGTTGAGATGTCCGCCATAACTAATGCATGTAGCATTCATcatttatcagaagaagaaaaaaaattatgatggaATAATATAAATGGCCCTTTTTATATTATACCTAAAGCCTGTAAAACTTTATGTACAACCCTGACTTTTGGTGGATTATTTGAATTGGAGCATGTATTATAAAATGTTGTATGTGGTTTGAATGACTAGTTATGATTTATAGAATTGGagaatatattataaaatgttgCATGTGATTAGGATGACTAGTTATAAGTTATAGAATTGGAGCATGTATTATAAAATATTGCATGTGGTTTGAATGACTACTTATGAATTATATGGAAAGTTCGTAATGCCAATATTTTTCAATAGAGAGTTTGTCTTGAGCAATATTTAGGATCTATTATTAAATTGTatccttcaataaaaaaaggatCTATTAAATTGTAGTCTTGCTTATGACTCAATATATTTGACTCAAAATGTTTAGGTATGGTTTTAGCTTAAATCACTCTTGTTTATGAAACTGTTAGGTACGTAAGCTGAATAAtggtttataatataaaaaaaaaagtaagctGAATTTTCTTTTGGGATCATCTTTTCTTCCTTTCAAAAATTAAGATCCAAACACCTTGACTATTAATTAAAGTGTCTAACAATGTGTTGATATTTTTCAACAGATATTGCtatataaccatttttttgagaaaaaagtcACTATAGAGTACACATGaaataattccattttttaacgAAATCAATTATTTTGTTCGAAACATAATGTATGATAAATTCTATTGTCAAGTCTAACCAAAGTATTCCTCCAAGTCAGTCATATAGGACAATTCAAGCCACAAAAATTGACAAGAAAAAATTACTAAGAGATATTATTTTGACTGAAATTACTAAGAGATATTTTTTTGACTGAAATTACTTAACAAATTTAGAGCCGTAACATCGCCGTAACTTTAATGTATTGATTTAAATCAATACATACGTGGGTGTATCATTGACCAAAAATAACAGAGGTGGCTCTTGTTCATGGGAAGGTTCTTTTATTTGGTACAATGTACATGGAGGATATTAATTTTGTATTCAAATATTGGTTTCccctttcattaaaaaaatagaaataaaaaatatcttatggTTTGGATAGTTTTTCATATCAAACAATCTTAAACCCTACTTAGAATGATATTTAGCGTTGAATGGTTTATAATATGGCACTAATTCTCGTGGAAACGTTACAAAATACTTACTTTTATAttataagagagagaaaatcaaCGGCTGTCCTTAATGTGAAAATGTGAAaacataagggatcaaaatcTCTCAAGAAATGTGGACGagtaaaatcaaacaattgtaTTACacttgagggactaaaagtgaaaTTACGACGTgtcttattttcttaattttgatttaattctcGGACACCATATTTTATCAGATGTCCCTAAATATGTATCAAATTGGTATACGAGTCtatgttatatatatgatatgaatatGTAAATTACatgaaacaataaataaatgggtTAATAGCGTTTTACCACTacaatataggtcattttcggtttaccttctgtaaaatatttttttttggatttcgtcttttttaatttgaagatttttttttattgtacaaAGTCGAAGATATGACAGAGGgataaaccgaaatttgctcaaattaacaggaggtaaaccgaaattttctcaaattacaagggggtaaacctaaatttgctcaaattacagggggtggAATTTTCAATGAAGgtccaaaacaattttttttttttaaattacaaggataaaattcaaaaataatattttacagaagaaaaaaccgaaaatgacctatattataaggggtaaaacactattaaccctaaataaaTTGATTCCCCGCTAAAGATTTTCTTCTTATTAAAGAGTACTTGAGTCAACGAGGGGATATAGGTTCATGTTAGAATTTATGATTCAGTAATatgcatcatcatcatatatgtaGGGTGTGATGAGGCTAATGGCTACATAAACACAATTATATTAACATGGTGGTGgagatctatttttttttttaacaacataatttattaattactaAATCTCTATTACGAACAAAGATCGACAAGACATAAACACCAAAACAAAGGGTGTCGTATACAAGCAGATCACCCATaagaaaattcatataaacaccAATACATATTCCATCTAACCGAGGGCCACCACCAACACCAATAAGTAAAACTAACCACTAAAACCAAAGTCAACACCTAAATCAAAGACAAACTCCTACACAATCACCAAAACCAAAACAGAACCTCATCTTCTCGTCACCATATCTAAGTTCAATTAAGCACTCGAAAATGACATATTCCACAACTAATTCAGATTCCACCACCACTCGACCCTTGTCCACTAGAGAAGACGTCATAAAGCGACTCCATAAAGAAAATTGTTTCCCAATTTCTAATTAAAAGTAATCGACCCACCCGACTCCATAAAGAAATCACTAAGGGACTCCCCAACACTCAATCCACCAAAGAAAACACCATAACCCGCCCAAGAAACTTGAAATTATACACTAACTCTCAATCTCAAAGCAAAAGCAATTGACCCACCATAatcgaaaaaaataaattcctaaGGAAGTCAATTGGTATAATGGTAGCGCAAACAAAAGAAGCTCGTAAAAGGGGCTCTATatctaaaattttgtttttaatccccaTAAAAATCAATCGCACTTTTtagtctttgtaaaattttccttcatcaTTTGTTGCCTCTAAAAGtgttaaagaaaaatgttacgagggactaaaaagtcaatttttttttgtaggaactaaaaaatacattctgaatatttataatgATAATTTCCTTAATTAACCTTGTTTTTGTGAGAGGAGTTAGttggggatttttttttctttcaccacattgttttgcaggaacATGTAGTGGATAAGTGGCAATGGCTTTTGGATTTGGT
Proteins encoded in this window:
- the LOC25487202 gene encoding pectinesterase PPME1; translated protein: MISKSRTSTINVAIIVALFTANVVLSDDLTPIPANRAQLDAWFNTNVGPLAQRKATLDPSLVAAEAAPKVITVMQDGKGDFKTITDAINSIPTGNNKRVIVKIGGGNYNEKIKIERTKPFVTLYAAPGTMPNITFGGTAAKYGTVDSATLIVESDYFVAANIMLSNSAPRPDGRKAGEQAVALRISGDRAAFYNCKILGFQDTICDDRHNHFFKDCLIQGTVDFIFGSGTSLYLKNELRALGDAGPTVIVAQARKSASDADLYSFVHCDITGTGTTTFLARAWMTYPKIIYAYSTMTNVVHPKGWDNGMHPEFDKTSYFGEYQNTGPKSDPKGRVSITKQLSEAEVKPFITLGMIQGSKWLLPPPKV